In the genome of Macrobrachium nipponense isolate FS-2020 chromosome 34, ASM1510439v2, whole genome shotgun sequence, one region contains:
- the LOC135207702 gene encoding uncharacterized protein LOC135207702 encodes MIFGLLFASLFWSLSLGMTLPKPVTEKQETEKPATQSTVLDQDGVTDEYGFTEWEIVGEVVELQGNGTLIGTVDNSTDSGVGTNNNATDFEFEELDDVSSPPVLSDEMCPHLLGILNEMPEGLRDAFHGMRMGKSAVSDSCFKSRVHNCSETALGRSVCNNLYVVYGNYKYCCPLEDRLPALERAENKIRCRCDDV; translated from the exons ATGATTTTCGGATTACTTTTTGCCTCTCTCTTTTGGAGTCTATCGTTAGGCATGACTCTGCCTAAACCGGTGACCGAAAAACAGGAGACTGAAAAACCGGCAACCCAAAGTACAGTACTCGATCAAGATGGAGTGACGGACGAGTATGGTTTTACAGAATGGGAAATTGTCGGAGAGGTGGTTGAG TTACAGGGAAATGGAACCTTGATTGGCACAGTCGACAACTCCACAGATTCTGGAGTTGGCACTAACAACAATGCCACTGATTTCGAATTTGAGGAACTGGACGACGTGTCCTCCCCTCCGGTGCTGTCGGATGAGATGTGTCCCCATCTCCTGGGGATCCTGAATGAAATGCCCGAAGGCTTAAGGGACGCCTTTCATGGCATGAGGATGGGCAAGTCCGCAGTTTCGGACAGCTGTTTCAAGTCACG GGTCCATAACTGCAGTGAGACTGCTCTCGGCCGCTCTGTTTGTAACAACCTGTACGTTGTCTACGGAAATTACAAGTACTGCTGCCCCCTGGAGGACAGATTGCCGGCTCTCGAAAGAGCCGAGAACAAGATACGCTGCAGGTGCGATGATGTTTGA